TATCATCTTCATCTCGATTGCCACAGGAAAACTGCCTCCTGCAAAACGAAAAAGGGCTACTAAAATCGGGATGTTCCTTGCCATGTTTATGCGTATCGGGTTGCTTTTCGGAATTACATTGCTCATTGCGATGAAAGAACCGTGGTATTCGATCAATACGGGCTGGCTGACGCTCAACATCACTGGGCAAAGCATTATATTACTGCTTGGCGGCCTGTTCCTGCTGTATAAAAGTACCAGTGAAATCCGCGAGAAAGTAGACGAGAAAGGCGAAGAGGAAAAAGAGCTCAAACGCGGTGCCGCTTCGACTTTTGGCAGCGTGATTGTACAGATCATCCTGATTGATATGGTATTTTCGTTTGACAGTATCCTGACGGCCGTCGGGATGACGAACGGGGTTGTGGGCGCGATTTACATCATGATTGCGGCAGTGATTATTTCGGTATTCATCATGATGCAGTTTGCAGTTCCGATTGGTACGTTCGTGAACAAGAATCCATCCATACAGATCCTGGCATTGTCATTCCTGGTGCTGATTGGCTTTATGCTGATTGTGGAAGCGGCGCACCTGGCAAACGCTTCCTTCTTCGGGAATCATGTGGAAACCGTTCCGAAAGGCTACTTATATTTCGCCATCGCATTCTCTTTGCTGGTAGAACTGCTGAATATGAAAATGTCGAAAAAGAATAAGAAAAGCCGTGATGAGGAAGCCTAAATAAATTAGGAATTACAAATTATGAATTACGCATTGGTAGTTCGTAATTCATAATTTGTAACCCATAATTAAAATAGTGTGATCTGTCCCTCATCGTCAATCTGCATATTTTCATCGGATATTATTTCGCCTGCTTCGGTAACTTCCGGTTCTTCCGGGATGATTTCCTCAGGAATTTCATAAGGTAATGGATCCAGCATACTGACCTGCTTCAGTTTATCAGTAGTTAATTGATTTCCTAGTGCTTTAAGCCCTTTTACTGCAATAAATGCTTCCACATCTACAACGAGGTTTTCTTTTTGTACGCCTTTCACTTTGGCAAAAACCAGTTCCGCCACAGGACGGTAATCCGTCGATACGATTTCGAGTTGGGAATTCGGGTGCTCGCTGATGAATGTCTCCTCTTTACCTTCTGTTTCTACAAGGAAACGCTTTAAATAATAGCGCTCTTTTTCACCATCGTAATAAATTGCGGAAATCGGTTTCTTCGGAATCCATTTTTCCAAAACGACCATATCCGGATCGAAATGCGTGGTAAGTTCAGGGATAATGACCTTAAGTTTACCCGCTTGTGATATCACAAGGATCTTATCGCTTGGCCTGAATTCGCCCAGCAGTTCCCCACGCGCATCCACGTTAAGTCGCTGCACGGTATCATCAAACCAGATTTTGCGTGGCAACAATGTCGAAATCCCTTTTTCCTTAAGCTCGATTTTCTTGATAGGGTATTTGGTGACAAGATTGCCTTTTGATGAACGCCCTTTGATGGCCATATTGGCAAAATCGATATCGAACTTCAGTTTTTTGATGCTACCGATTTGGCGCAGTAGAATGGTAATGACTTCCGCTTCCCCATTCGGGTTGTTAGAGAAATACAATACCTGTGAACCCGCATTGCCATTGGTCAGGTCGTAAGCTTTGTCACGCGTGACGCCGGAAACATTGAAACGCTTGATAAACGATGGCCCGGATTTCCCATCGCGGTATACCATATTATAAATCGTGCGTTTGTCGTTTTTGTCAAAAATATCGACATGGATGATGTCTTTGCCTATGAATTTCTTGTCATCGACCTTTGTAATCATCACCGAACCGTTGCGCAGGAATACGATCACATCATCAATGTCTGAACAATCCGTCACATACTCGTCCTTCTTCAATCCGGTACCGACAAAGCCTTCTTCGCGGTTCACGTAAAGTTTGGTATTGCGCAATACCACTTTTGTAGCTTCAATATCGTCGAAAATGCGGAGTTCCGTCTGGCGTTCGCGTCCTTTGCCGTATTTCTCTTTCAGTTTGGTAAAAAAGGCTATTGCAAAATCAATCAGGTGGTCAAGGTCGTGTTTCACCTGTTCGATTTCCCCTTCGAGCGCTTCAATTTTTTCCTGTGCTTTGTCGATATCGAATTTGGAAATCCTCTTAATCCGGATTTCAGTCAATCGGTTGATATCCTCTACAGTGACTTCGCGCTTTAAATGCTTGATGTGTGGTTTCAAACCTTCATCGATGGCATTGATGACACCTTCCCAGGTTTCTTCCTCCTCAATCAGGCGGTAAATCCTGTTTTCGATGAAAATCCTTTCCAGCGATGCAAAATGCCAGTGTTCTTCAAGTTCGTCGAGCTGGATTTCGAGTTCCTGTTTCAGCAACTGCACCGTTCTTTTGGTTGATATCCGCAGCATTTCCGACACGCCGATGAACATCGGTTTATGATCCCCAATGACGCAGCCCAATGGCGCGACCGACGTTTCGCAACCAGTAAATGCATATAATGCGTCAATGGTCTTATCGGGAGAAACGCCTGGAAAAAGATGGATCAGTATCTCTACCTCGGCAGCGGTATTGTCCTCAATTTTTTTGATTTTTATTTTCCCTTTCTCATTGGCTTTCAATATACTGTCGATCAGGGTTGAAGTGTTGGTTGAAAATGGAATCTGCGTAATAACGAGCGTATTCTTGTCCCATTGACCAATCTTTGCGCGTACCCGCACACGCCCGCCGCGCATCCCGTCGTTATAATTTGATACGTCAGCGATACCTGCAGTCTGGAAATCAGGAAAAAGCTGGAATGGCTTATTTTTCAGGATTTTTACCGAAGCATCAATCAGTTCGTTGAAATTGTGTGGCAAAACTTTTGTCGAAAGCCCAACGGCGATTCCCTCTGCGCCCTGCGCCAACAGCAACGGAAATTTTACCGGAAGATTATTCGGCTCATTACGGCGGCCGTCATAAGAGGCAACCCATTCCGTAATTTTCGGACTGTACAACACTTCCAAAGCGAATTTGGAAAGCCTCGCTTCAATATAACGTGACGCTGCTGCACCGTCACCGGTCAGGATATTCCCCCAGTTTCCCTGGGTGTCAATGAGCAGTTCCTTCTGCCCTATCTGCACCATCGCATCACCAATACTCGCGTCACCGTGCGGATGGTATTGCATCGTATGCCCAACGACATTGGCCACTTTGTTGTAACGGCCGTCATCGAGTTCCTTCAACGAATGCATGATGCGGCGCTGCACGGGCTTAAAGCCGTCCTCGATAGCCGGTACGGCACGCTCGAGAATTACATACGAAGCATAATCGAGGAACCAATCCTTGTACATTCCGGTAACCTTCGTGATGGTATCATTCGGGTCTTCCTCATCCTGTTCGTAGAAATGGCTGCCTTCGGAAATACGGATTTCCTCATCAAAACCTTCAGTACTGTCGTTCAACGCACCTTGAGATTCGTCGTCATTGGGGATAATATCGTCTTCTTCGTCTTTCATTTATTGGAGTCAAAAGCAATCGCTTTTCTTCACTTAAAAATTATATTTCTCTCTGCAAATGTGCTTTTCATTTAGCACTTTATTGCCATCCTTGTCAATTGTTTCTTCTTTTACGAAATCGCATTCGTTATGACTCTGTGATCATATCCAATTCCACTTTCAGGTTATTGATGATGAATTCCTGCCTGTCCGGTGTATTTTTCCCCATATAAAACGAAAGCAATTGCTCAATCGATGTACCTTTATCCAGCATGATCGGGTCCAACCTGATGTCATCACCGATGAAATGTTTAAACTCATCCGGCGAAATTTCCCCCAATCCCTTGAATCGGGTAATCTCAGGTTTCGGCTTCAGTTTTTCAATTGCGGCGACACGTTCCTCTTCAGAATAACAATAAATCGTTTCTTTCCTGTTCCGCACACGGAAAAGTGGTGTCTGCAAAATATACAAATGGCTTTCCTTTATCAATTCAGGGAAAAACTGCAGAAAAAAAGTGATCAGCAGCAAACGGATGTGCATGCCGTCAACATCGGCATCAGTGGCGATTACAATGTTGTTGTACCGCAGGTCGCTCATATCCTCTTCGATATTCAAAGCAGCCTGCAGCAGGTTGAATTCCTCATTCTCATACACGATTTTCTTGCTCATGCCGTAAGAATTCAACGGCTTGCCGCGAAGGCTGAAAACCGCCTGTGTATTGACATCGCGCGATTTTGTGATCGAACCAGAAGCCGAATCCCCCTCCGTAATGAAAAGCGTGCTTTCGAGGTAGCGCGGGTTCTTGATATCGGGTAAATGTACGCGGCAGTCACGCAGTTTCTTGTTGTGCAGGCTCGCTTTCTTGGCGCGGTCTTTGGCAAGTTTGCGGATTCCGGAAAGCTCTTTACGCTCCCTTTCAGCCTGGAGGATCTTACGCAATAATAAATCGGCGGTTTCCGGGTTTTTATGCAGGAAATTGTCGAGTTTGTTTTTGACAAAATCATTGATGAAGGTACGCACTGAAGCCATATCGGGGCCCATTTCCGTAGAGCCCAGCTTTGTTTTTGTCTGGGATTCGAAAACAGGTTCCATCACTTTTACACTCACCGCGCTCACGATGGATTTTCGTATATCGGAAGGCTCAAAGCCTTTATTGTAGAACTCACGGATGGTTTTCACCAATGCCTCACGGAAAGCCACCAAATGCGTTCCGCCCTGCGTCGTATTCTGCCCGTTGACAAAAGAATGGTATTCTTCGCTGTATTGGGATTTGCTGTGCGTCATGGCAATCTCAATGTCATCACCCAGGAGATGTATGATCGGGTACACCATGTCTTCTTCTGAAATATTTTCATCAAGCAAATCCTTCAGTCCGTTATCCGAATAGAATTTTTCACCGTTGTAAATAATCGTCAGGCCGGTATTCAGGTAGCAGTAATTCTTAAGCATTTTTATTACATATTCATTCCTGAATTTGTAATTTTTAAAAATGGCTTCATCGGGTACAAAGACGACTTTTGTACCCTTCCTCTTCGTAGTATCGATCACCTCTTCTTCTGACACCAGGTTTCCGGCTGAAAATTCTGCGGCTTTCTGCTTGTCATCACGTACGGATTCCACGCGGAAATAATTCGACAAAGCGTTTACTGCCTTGGTACCGACACCATTTAAACCCACGGATTTCTTAAACGCCAGCGAATCGTATTTACCGCCGGTATTCATTTTCGAGACGACATCCACCACTTTTCCCAACGGAATGCCGCGGCCGTAATCGCGTACGGTAACCGTCTTATCGCGAATGGTGACTTCAATCGTTTTTCCGGCACCCATAACGAATTCATCGATACAGTTGTCGATGACTTCCTTGAGCAGGATATAGATGCCGTCATCTACAGAAGAACCGTCGCCAAGCTTCCCGATGTACATGCCGGGGCGCATGCGGATGTGTTCTTTCCAGTCTAACGAACGGATATTATCTTCGGTATATTGATTTTCGCCTGACATGTAGAATAACGGTTTTGACTTACAGTGAATTTGGCTCATTGCTCAGCGCACGGCCTCTTTTTTGCTAATATAGTTGAAATAACAGGGATTTGAAAGACGGGAAAATCAAAGTTATTAAGAATGATATTGACAAATAAGCCAGGGAAATCCGGAAGATAGAGGAACAAAAGGTTTTACGTTTGCTGTTTCTTTCGAACTTTTCTAACTCTCGTACTAATAATGGCAGAAAATCCCGCCATCAGTCAATGTCCATAATGCGGCTTTCTGACGGCCTGATTTAAGTGCATTGTTGGTCCAGGAATTGCAGGTGTAAAACAGGTTGTATTTGCCTTTGGCTTCATAGAAAATGTCATTCAGGCCGTAGCCAGAACCTTTTATAGGCAGTGTATTTCCTTTTGCATCAGATTGGAATGATCCTTTGACAAAATCAACCATATCAATATATTCCTTGCGGCTAATAAAAATTTTCCTGCAGTTTTCATTTTCTTTAGGTACATCAAGAAAAACCACATGCATGACACTTGTCCCGAGGTAAAATGCAGCATTAAATGCGGTACCCGCTTTTAGGTCAGACCATTCAGGGGTATTCAGGTAAAAATCCCGGTCACCCCAGCCAAATGCGGCATATTGCAGTGTGGTATCTTTCGCTGTCGTATGATCTGCACTGATAACTTTATTCCAGTCATAAATGCTATTTTTTAAAGGGAAAACCACATCGGTATGCACGCCATTTGTCCGGATGTAGATGGCGATATCGTGCGAATTATCGGTGTCATTCGTGTTTACTGGAATTCTGGAAATAATGAAAGCCAGGGCGATGTACAGAATAATAAACCCCAGCAGATACAATAATATTCTGTTTAAAAACCGCCAGTCTTTCTTTATAATGCCTTTCAAATTACCTCCCGATTTTATAAGCTGCGACAGAGCGGTTGTTTACAAAAAGTGTCAGGAACCCTCTATCGGTTGCCGCGATCGGGATTACGAACTCTGAAAGGTTGCCATTGCGTTTCAATTCAGGCTCCTGCAATTGGTTTTGGTTACTGAAGACATAGCTGACATTGTCACCTTCATCCAAATCTGAAATGCGGAACGGAATCGATTTCTGTGTAGCAGACAACACGCCATTTTCAGGATACAGGATCTCATAATCGGAATCGACATAACTGCCATAATACAATGGAAGGTTCGCAAAATCTTCGGGAGTCCTCTGCAGCATCGACATCCTGGCATCTTCAGGAAAATGATTCAGGAAGAAAACTTCCGGTGTTGGGCAAAAATAACCATCACTGAATGAAGGCACGAATTTTCCGCTATTCGTATCGACACTTCCCGCGCCCCACGTTACATCGACAAGGTTCCAGGAATTACCAATCTTCACGGCATTCCAGATGTGGTCGCTCGGTTGCGGCAGTTTCCCGATCTGCATCAGGTTTGTTTTTGCACTTCCGGGAATATCAATGCATTTCAGCGCGGTGAGGTCGCACAGATGATGGAATAATGCTGCATAATTCTGGCAGATGCCTTTACCCTGCTTCAGCGTTTTCTTTGCAAGATCAACACGGAATTTCTTTTCTTTTTCGATGCGGTCGGCTTCGTCCTTATAATAAAATGCGATACCATTCCCGGAATGCGCAGCAGGCAAATCATAACGGATATTGGTAGCAATCCAGGTGTAAATGGCGCGTGCCCTGTCAGATTCGGTATCGAAATCACTGTTGATTTTCTCTGCAAGTTTTTCGGTTGAAGAAAACGAATCCGGATAATTCCTTACGATGCTGTCGACGGAGGCATAATCCTGCGCGAAGGTACTATGAAAAAAAATCAGGGAAAATGTAATGGCCAGGGGCAGACAGGGAAATCTCTTTTTCATCGTCATTTCACTTTGCAATAAGTATACCACAAAACGTCCCTACGGTTAAAAAAATTTCAATACAACAGATAATTAACAGTTTGAGGTAATCGGAGATTAGCTTTTCAATCGGAGTTTTATTCCGGAAAGATTTTTGAAGATATTCCTTAATCCGGTTATTTCATCTGGCATCATGTCTTTTTTCGGAATCAGGTTTGCGACCAGCTTACTTTGGTAAACCAGAAACCAGTCACGCGTTTCTTCTACACGATACAGGCCATCCAAAGCAGATTCGGAAATAAAACCCGCTCCTTTTGAGATCATTTTCTCCTTTGTAAATTCATATTCTACAGGCTGTTGGATCCTTTTATTTGAAGCGAAATTCCTTGCTGCCTTAAAATACAGCATTGCTGGAATAAAGAGGATGTAAAATGCGAACAACCCTGTAAACATCGCGTCAAGGCCAAAATAAAAACGTCCCGTAAGCTGTAATATTCCCATCACGATGAGTACAAAACTCAATGTGGTGAAAATAATCGTGAATGGCTTCCTGTAAGTCAGGTAGAAGCACAATCTCAGGTAGTCTTTGCTGTTGATTTTAGTTTTGAAAACCATGACAATACTTTTAAATTGCAAATCCGCTGACGATATCCCGAAGGTTTGCATCCAGCTCCTGATTGGTAACGCGAATGGCATCCGTATCAAAATTCTCGTAAAACGACGGCAATGAAAAGACGGCTTTGATATTTCCGCCATACCGCGGCAGGTTGCTTTCCGCAATCTCAAGTACGCTTTTCCCACCACGCTGTCCCGGTGACGTTGCAAGTAAAAGCATGGGTTTGTTTTGGAAAACTTCTTTCTGGATCCGGGAGCACCAATCGAAGAGGTTTTTGAACGCTGCTGAGTAATTGCCGTTATTTTCTGCCAAAGACAAAACAATCGCATCTGCGGAAGCAATTTTATCTAAAAATGCCTGCGCTAACGGATGCTTGCCGATTTCGTTTTCACGGTCCTGGCTAAACAATGGCATTTCATAATCGTTGATGTCAAGCAATTCTACATCTGCGTTTTCAAAAAGACTTGAAGCATACGCAGATAATTTCCTGTTGATGGATTTAGAGCTGTTGGAGCCTGCGAAGGATAGAATTTTCATTGGAGTACTTTGTAAAGTTGGAAGTTAAAAGGACTATAAGATCGCTTCGTTGTAAGATAATAAGATTTTTGTTTGTCCTGAAGCGAAGCGGTCTTAAAATCTTACAGTCAAAAGTTGCGTCCTATACATTAAACCTAAAATGCATCACATCGCCATCCTTCACAATATATTCTTTCCCTTCCACGCGGAATTTTCCTGCTTCCTTCACTTTAGCCTCTGAACCGAACTGAACGTAATCTTCATAAGCAATTACTTCGGCGCGGATGAAACCTTTTTCAAAATCCGTATGGATTACGCCCGCAGCCTGAGGCGCTGTTGCTCCGATATTCACGGTCCAGGCACGCACTTCCTTAACACCTGCTGTAAAATAGGTTTGCTGTTGCAGCAATTTATAAGCTGCGCGGATCAGCACAGAAGCGCCCGGTTCCTCAAGGCCCAGGTCTTCAAGGAACATTTTGCGTTCTTCGTATGTTTCCAATTCTGTAATATCGGCTTCGGTGCCCACGGCGAGCACGATGACTTCGGCATTTTCGTCTTTTACGAGTTCGCGGACCTGCTCTACATAGGCATTCCCAGTGGCTGCTGATCCTTCATCAACATTGCAAACGTATAATACAGGCTTAGAAGTGATGAGTTGGAAATCATCCATCAGTAATTCTTCGTCGTTGTTATTTGGTTTTACTGTACGCGCGGATTTGGCTTGTAATAAAGCCTCCCGGATACGGTTCAGGAACGCCTCTTCTGTCTGTGCTTCCTTATTGCCGGTTTTGGCTGCACGCTTTACTTTTTCCAGCCTTTTATCTACTGTTTCAAGGTCTTTGAGTTGTAATTCTATATCGATGGTTTCCTTGTCGCGGATCGGGTTTACGTTGCCGTCAACGTGAACAATGTTGTCATTGTCAAAGCACCTTAAAACATGGATGATCGCATTGCACTCGCGGATGTTTCCAAGGAATTGGTTCCCCAGCCCTTCGCCTTTACTGGCACCTTTTACCAACCCCGCAATATCTACAATATCAACCGTTGCCATTACGACGCGTTCCGGTTTTACAAGTTCTTCGAGTTTGTTGATACGTGGATCAGGTACATTCACCACACCAATATTAGGCTCGATGGTGCAAAACGGAAAGTTCGCGCTTTGGGCCTTGGCATTTGATAAACAATTGAATAAAGTTGATTTTCCTACGTTCGGTAACCCGACAATTCCTGCTTTCATTACATGGTGTTTTAAAAAGTGCGCAAATATAGCGATTTAGAATTGATTATGCAGTGCTTCATTGTCGCGTGGCATACTTCTAATGATAAATTAGCGGTCATTCTGATAAATTTCATTGAAATTCCGTAACACATTTCGCACAAACGGTTTCTAATTTTGTGTTGATATAAATCAAAAACTAAACATCATGAAAAAAATATTTTTAAGTGCCGTTTTGCTTATCGGAATGAATGCAATCGCACAGAACAAGAACATCACCAATGTTACCAAGACAACAGTTACTACCGTAAAGGATTCTGACGGTGAGAAAAAACAGGTCAAAAAAGAAAATGTCCAGGAAGTGCAAAACATTGAACTTCAGAATGCCGAGTCCAATGCATTGAACAAAGACC
This genomic stretch from Flavobacterium pallidum harbors:
- a CDS encoding TerC family protein codes for the protein MEVLLNPNSWIALLTLTFLEIVLGIDNIIFISIATGKLPPAKRKRATKIGMFLAMFMRIGLLFGITLLIAMKEPWYSINTGWLTLNITGQSIILLLGGLFLLYKSTSEIREKVDEKGEEEKELKRGAASTFGSVIVQIILIDMVFSFDSILTAVGMTNGVVGAIYIMIAAVIISVFIMMQFAVPIGTFVNKNPSIQILALSFLVLIGFMLIVEAAHLANASFFGNHVETVPKGYLYFAIAFSLLVELLNMKMSKKNKKSRDEEA
- a CDS encoding transglutaminase domain-containing protein, whose amino-acid sequence is MKKRFPCLPLAITFSLIFFHSTFAQDYASVDSIVRNYPDSFSSTEKLAEKINSDFDTESDRARAIYTWIATNIRYDLPAAHSGNGIAFYYKDEADRIEKEKKFRVDLAKKTLKQGKGICQNYAALFHHLCDLTALKCIDIPGSAKTNLMQIGKLPQPSDHIWNAVKIGNSWNLVDVTWGAGSVDTNSGKFVPSFSDGYFCPTPEVFFLNHFPEDARMSMLQRTPEDFANLPLYYGSYVDSDYEILYPENGVLSATQKSIPFRISDLDEGDNVSYVFSNQNQLQEPELKRNGNLSEFVIPIAATDRGFLTLFVNNRSVAAYKIGR
- a CDS encoding TIGR02117 family protein, whose product is MKGIIKKDWRFLNRILLYLLGFIILYIALAFIISRIPVNTNDTDNSHDIAIYIRTNGVHTDVVFPLKNSIYDWNKVISADHTTAKDTTLQYAAFGWGDRDFYLNTPEWSDLKAGTAFNAAFYLGTSVMHVVFLDVPKENENCRKIFISRKEYIDMVDFVKGSFQSDAKGNTLPIKGSGYGLNDIFYEAKGKYNLFYTCNSWTNNALKSGRQKAALWTLTDGGIFCHY
- the ychF gene encoding redox-regulated ATPase YchF — protein: MKAGIVGLPNVGKSTLFNCLSNAKAQSANFPFCTIEPNIGVVNVPDPRINKLEELVKPERVVMATVDIVDIAGLVKGASKGEGLGNQFLGNIRECNAIIHVLRCFDNDNIVHVDGNVNPIRDKETIDIELQLKDLETVDKRLEKVKRAAKTGNKEAQTEEAFLNRIREALLQAKSARTVKPNNNDEELLMDDFQLITSKPVLYVCNVDEGSAATGNAYVEQVRELVKDENAEVIVLAVGTEADITELETYEERKMFLEDLGLEEPGASVLIRAAYKLLQQQTYFTAGVKEVRAWTVNIGATAPQAAGVIHTDFEKGFIRAEVIAYEDYVQFGSEAKVKEAGKFRVEGKEYIVKDGDVMHFRFNV
- a CDS encoding DNA gyrase/topoisomerase IV subunit A, yielding MKDEEDDIIPNDDESQGALNDSTEGFDEEIRISEGSHFYEQDEEDPNDTITKVTGMYKDWFLDYASYVILERAVPAIEDGFKPVQRRIMHSLKELDDGRYNKVANVVGHTMQYHPHGDASIGDAMVQIGQKELLIDTQGNWGNILTGDGAAASRYIEARLSKFALEVLYSPKITEWVASYDGRRNEPNNLPVKFPLLLAQGAEGIAVGLSTKVLPHNFNELIDASVKILKNKPFQLFPDFQTAGIADVSNYNDGMRGGRVRVRAKIGQWDKNTLVITQIPFSTNTSTLIDSILKANEKGKIKIKKIEDNTAAEVEILIHLFPGVSPDKTIDALYAFTGCETSVAPLGCVIGDHKPMFIGVSEMLRISTKRTVQLLKQELEIQLDELEEHWHFASLERIFIENRIYRLIEEEETWEGVINAIDEGLKPHIKHLKREVTVEDINRLTEIRIKRISKFDIDKAQEKIEALEGEIEQVKHDLDHLIDFAIAFFTKLKEKYGKGRERQTELRIFDDIEATKVVLRNTKLYVNREEGFVGTGLKKDEYVTDCSDIDDVIVFLRNGSVMITKVDDKKFIGKDIIHVDIFDKNDKRTIYNMVYRDGKSGPSFIKRFNVSGVTRDKAYDLTNGNAGSQVLYFSNNPNGEAEVITILLRQIGSIKKLKFDIDFANMAIKGRSSKGNLVTKYPIKKIELKEKGISTLLPRKIWFDDTVQRLNVDARGELLGEFRPSDKILVISQAGKLKVIIPELTTHFDPDMVVLEKWIPKKPISAIYYDGEKERYYLKRFLVETEGKEETFISEHPNSQLEIVSTDYRPVAELVFAKVKGVQKENLVVDVEAFIAVKGLKALGNQLTTDKLKQVSMLDPLPYEIPEEIIPEEPEVTEAGEIISDENMQIDDEGQITLF
- a CDS encoding YcxB family protein, with protein sequence MVFKTKINSKDYLRLCFYLTYRKPFTIIFTTLSFVLIVMGILQLTGRFYFGLDAMFTGLFAFYILFIPAMLYFKAARNFASNKRIQQPVEYEFTKEKMISKGAGFISESALDGLYRVEETRDWFLVYQSKLVANLIPKKDMMPDEITGLRNIFKNLSGIKLRLKS
- a CDS encoding NADPH-dependent FMN reductase; this encodes MKILSFAGSNSSKSINRKLSAYASSLFENADVELLDINDYEMPLFSQDRENEIGKHPLAQAFLDKIASADAIVLSLAENNGNYSAAFKNLFDWCSRIQKEVFQNKPMLLLATSPGQRGGKSVLEIAESNLPRYGGNIKAVFSLPSFYENFDTDAIRVTNQELDANLRDIVSGFAI
- a CDS encoding DNA topoisomerase IV subunit B, coding for MSGENQYTEDNIRSLDWKEHIRMRPGMYIGKLGDGSSVDDGIYILLKEVIDNCIDEFVMGAGKTIEVTIRDKTVTVRDYGRGIPLGKVVDVVSKMNTGGKYDSLAFKKSVGLNGVGTKAVNALSNYFRVESVRDDKQKAAEFSAGNLVSEEEVIDTTKRKGTKVVFVPDEAIFKNYKFRNEYVIKMLKNYCYLNTGLTIIYNGEKFYSDNGLKDLLDENISEEDMVYPIIHLLGDDIEIAMTHSKSQYSEEYHSFVNGQNTTQGGTHLVAFREALVKTIREFYNKGFEPSDIRKSIVSAVSVKVMEPVFESQTKTKLGSTEMGPDMASVRTFINDFVKNKLDNFLHKNPETADLLLRKILQAERERKELSGIRKLAKDRAKKASLHNKKLRDCRVHLPDIKNPRYLESTLFITEGDSASGSITKSRDVNTQAVFSLRGKPLNSYGMSKKIVYENEEFNLLQAALNIEEDMSDLRYNNIVIATDADVDGMHIRLLLITFFLQFFPELIKESHLYILQTPLFRVRNRKETIYCYSEEERVAAIEKLKPKPEITRFKGLGEISPDEFKHFIGDDIRLDPIMLDKGTSIEQLLSFYMGKNTPDRQEFIINNLKVELDMITES